From a single Mus musculus strain C57BL/6J chromosome 12, GRCm38.p6 C57BL/6J genomic region:
- the Nrde2 gene encoding nuclear exosome regulator NRDE2 isoform X1 has protein sequence MALFPAFADVSEASGDGAFRKELDWLSNPSFRVGNLTSLSRQTEEVTALASEGSPPPRYSFIRSPLKSELSGESNTSEKLAQTSRKKKKEKKKRRKHQHHRKTKRRHEQLSSSGSESDTEAGKDRASRSIRDDQKEAEKPCQGSNAAAAVAAAAGHRSIWLEDIHDLTDVFRTDKKPDPANWEYKSLYRGDIARYKRKGDSCLGINPKKQCISWEGASAAKKHSHRHLERYFTKKNVGLMRTEGIAVCSNPEPASSEPVTFIPVKDSAEAATPVTSWLNPLGIYDQSTTQWLQGQGPAEQESKQPDSQQDRENAALKARVEEFNRRVRENPWDTQLWMAFVAFQDEVMRSPGIYALGEGEQEKHRKSLKLLLEKKLAVLERAIESNPGSVELKLAKLQLCSEFWEPSALAKEWQKLLFLHPNNTSLWQRYLSFCQSQFGTFSVSKLHSLYGKCLSTLSAVKDGSMLSHPVLPGTEEAMFGLFLQQCHFLRQAGHSEKVISLFQAMVDFTFFKPDSVKELPTKVQVEFFEPFWDSGEPRVGEKGARGWRAWMHQQERGGWVLITPDEDDEEPEEEDQEIKDKTLPRWQIWLAVERSRDQRHWRPWRPDKTKKQTEEDCEDPERQVLFDDIGQSLIRLSSPDLQFQLIQAFLQFLGVPSGFLPPASCLYLAMDESSIFESELYDEKPLTYFNPSFSGISCVGSMEQLGRPRWTKGHNREGEEFVRNVFHLVLPLLAGKQKSQLSLSWLRYEIAKVIWCLHTKKKRLKSQGKSCKKLAKNLLKEPENRNNFCLWKQYAHLEWLLGNTEDARKVFDTALSMAGSSELKDRELCELSLLYAELEMELSPDSRGATTGRAVHILTRLTESSPYGPYTGQVSSTQVLKARKAYELALQDCLGQSCASSPAPAEALDCLGSLVRCFMLFQYLTVGIDAAVQIYGRVFAKLKGSARLEDPGPEDSTSSQSLTNVLEAVSMMHTSLLRFHMNVCVYPLAPLRETLSDALKLYPGNQVLWRAYVQIQNKSHSANKTRRFFDTVTRSAKHLEPWLFAIEAEKLRKKLVESVQRVGGREVHATIPETGLTHRIRALFENAIRSDKGNQCPLLWRMYLNFLVSLGNKERSKGVFYKALQSCPWAKVSFKRSACCLQLPKDLPASLCLAVLGCVAWQGSTLFQSLFLATVPTAPELLVTVPVAVDGAPWVSCFPASLAMPRCPCPTQTQRETKRSWQCLLTLLAK, from the exons ATGGCGCTGTTCCCGGCTTTTGCGGACGTAAGTGAGGCCTCCGGTGATGGGGCATTCAGGAAAG AGTTAGATTGGCTGAGCAACCCAAGCTTTCGTGTTGGAAATCTAACTTCTCTGAGCCGACAAACTGAAGAGGTCACAGCCCTTGCTTCTGAAGGGTCACCACCGCCAAGGTACTCTTTTATCAG GAGTCCTCTGAAGTCAGAGCTCTCAGGTGAGAGCAACACTAGCGAGAAGCTCGCACAGAcaagcaggaagaagaagaaggagaaaaagaagagacgGAAGCATCAGCACCACAGGAAAACCAAGAGGAGGCACGAGCAGTTGAGCAGCAGCGGCTCTGAGTCAGACACAGAGGCTGGGAAGGACAGGGCTTCCCGGAGCATCAGGGACGACCAGAAGGAAGCCGAGAAACCCTG TCAGGGAAGCAATgcggctgctgctgttgctgctgctgctggacatCGGTCCATTTGGCTGGAAGATATTCACGATCTGACCGACGTCTTCAGGACTGATAAGAAGCCAGATCCTGCCAACTGGGAGTATAAATCTCTGTATCGTGGGGATATAGCAAG GTACAAGAGGAAGGGAGACTCCTGCCTGGGTATCAATCCTAAGAAACAGTGTATATCTTGGGAAGGGGCTTCTGCAGCAAAGAAGCACTCACACAGGCACCTGGAGCGCTATTTTACCAAGAAgaatgtggggttaatgagaacAGAGGGCATTGCTGTGTGCAGTAACCCCGAGCCTGCCTCCTCCGAGCCCGTCACATTCATCCCAGTGAAGGACTCTGCTGAGGCAGCTACTCCTGTTACATCATGGCTGAATCCTCTGGGGATTTATGATCAGTCTACCACACAGTGGTTACAAGGACAGGGTCCAGCAGAGCAAGAGTCAAAGCAGCCGGACTCGCAACAGGACAGGGAGAATGCTGCTCTCAAGGCCAGAGTGGAAGAGTTTAACAGAAGGGTTCGGGAGAATCCTTGGGACACGCAACTATGGATGGCGTTTGTGGCTTTCCAG GACGAGGTCATGAGGAGTCCTGGCATCTATGCCCTTGGGGAAGGAGAACAGGAGAAGCACAGGAAGTCCCTGAAGCTCCTCCTGGAGAAGAAGCTGGCTGTGCTGGAGCGGGCCATCGAGAGCAACCCAGGCAGCGTGGAGCTGAAGCTTGCCAAGCTGCAGCTGTGCTCAGAGTTCTGGGAGCCCAGTGCGCTGGCCAAGGAGTGGCAGAAGCTCCTCTTCCTGCACCCCAACAACACAAGCCTGTGGCAGCGCTATCTCTCCTTTTGCCAGAGCCAGTTTGGTACCTTTTCTGTGTCCAAACTCCACAGTCTGTATGGCAAGTGCTTGAGTACCTTGTCTGCTGTTAAAGATGGCAGCATGCTATCCCACCCTGTGTTGCCGGGCACCGAGGAGGCCATGTTTg GGCTCTTTCTTCAGCAGTGCCACTTTCTACGGCAGGCTGGCCACTCAGAGAAGGTCATCTCTTTGTTCCAGGCCATGGTTGACTTCACCTTCTTCAAGCCTGACAGTGTGAAAGAGCTGCCTACTAAAGTACAG GTGGAATTCTTTGAGCCCTTCTGGGACAGCGGAGAACCACGCGTTGGGGAGAAGGGAGCCCGAGGCTGGCGGGCGTGGATGCACCAACAGGAGCGAGGTGGCTGGGTGCTCATCACCCCAG ATGAGGATGACGAGGAGCCCGAAGAGGAGGACCAGGAGATAAAAGACAAGACCCTGCCCCGGTGGCAGATCTGGCTTGCTGTTGAGCGTTCTCGAGACCAGAGGCACTGGCGTCCCTGGCGCCCTGATAAGACCAAGAAGCAAACGGAGGAAGACTGTGAGGACCCTGAGAGACAG GTGCTGTTTGATGACATTGGGCAATCTTTGATCAGACTTTCCAGCCCAGACCTTCAGTTCCAGCTCATCCAGGCCTTTCTGCAGTTCCTGGGCGTGCCTTCCGGCTTCCTGCCCCCAGCCTCCTGCCTTTACCTGGCCATGGACGAGAGCAGCATCTTTGAGAGTGAACTTTATGATGAAAAGCCCCTGACTTACTTCAACCCTTCCTTTTCGGGCATTAGCTGTGTCGGCTCCATGGAACAGTTGGGTCGCCCTCGCTGGACCAAAGGTCACAACCGAGAGGGCGAGGAGTTTGTCCGCAATGTCTTCCACCTGGTGCTGCCTTTGCTCGCAGGCAAGCAGAAGTCCCAGCTCAGCCTCTCCTGGTTACGGTACGAGATTGCAAAG GTCATTTGGTGTCTACACACTAAAAAGAAGCGATTGAAGTCTCAGGGAAAGAGCTGCAAAAAACTAGCCAAGAATCTCCTCAAGGAGCCAGAAAACCGCAACAACTTCTGCCTCTGGAAGCAGTATGCACACCTGGAGTGGTTGCTCGGTAACACAGAGGATGCCAGAAAAGTGTTCGACACAGCACTCAGCATGGCAGGCAGCAGCGAGCTGAAGGACCGTGAACTCTGCGAGCTCAGTCTGCTCTATGCCGAGCTGGAGATGGAACTGTCGCCGGACTCGAGAGGAGCCACCACAGGCCGAGCGGTCCACATATTAACACGGCTGACGGAGAGCAGTCCCTACGGGCCCTACACGGGGCAGGTCTCGTCCACCCAGGTGCTGAAAGCTCGGAAGGCTTACGAGCTCGCGCTGCAGGACTGCCTGGGCCAGAGCTGTGCCTCCAGCCCAGCTCCTGCAGAGGCCTTGGACTGCCTGGGTAGCTTGGTCCGATGCTTTATGCTCTTCCAGTATTTGACTGTGGGCATTGATGCTGCTGTGCAGATATACGGAAGGGTGTTTGCCAAGCTGAAGGGCTCTGCTCGCTTAGAAGACCCAGGGCCAGAGGACAGCACCAGCTCCCAGAGTTTGACCAATGTGCTCGAGGCTGTCAGCATGATGCACACAAGCCTGCTGCGATTCCACATGAACGTTTGTGTTTACCCTCTGGCTCCACTCCGAGAGACCCTCTCCGATGCTTTAAAGCTGTATCCGGGCAACCAGGTTCTTTGGAGGGCTTATGTACAGATTCAGAATAAGTCCCACAGTGCTAACAAGACCAGAAGGTTCTTTGACACAGTTACTAGGTCTGCCAAACATTTGGAGCCTTGGCTATTTGCAATCGAAGCTGAGAAGCTGAGGAAAAAGCTAGTGGAATCTGTTCAGAG GGTAGGAGGCAGAGAGGTCCATGCAACAATCCCCGAGACTGGCCTTACGCATCGCATCAGAGCTTTGTTTGAAAATGCGATTCGGAGCGACAAGGGCAACCAGTGTCCCCTACTGTGGAGGATGTATTTGAATTTTTTG GTTTCcttaggaaacaaagaaagaagcaaaggcgTGTTCTACAAGGCCCTCCAGAGCTGTCCTTGGGCAAAGGTAAGCTTTAAACGCAGTGCTTGTTGTCTTCAGCTTCCCAAGGACCttcctgccagcctctgcctagcAGTGTTAGGGTGTGTGGCTTGGCAGGGCAGTACCCTCTTCCAAAGCCTTTTCCTCGCCACCGTCCCCACAGCACCAGAGCTCCTTGTGACTGTCCCTGTAGCAGTCGATGGTGCTCCGTGGGTGAGCTGCTTCCCAGCATCCCTTGCAATGCCCAGATGCCCATGTCCTACCCAGACCCAGAGGGAAACCAAACGGTCATGGCAGTGCCTGCTGACCCTGCTGGCCAAATAA